A genomic region of Vitreimonas flagellata contains the following coding sequences:
- a CDS encoding helix-turn-helix domain-containing protein, producing the protein MLQGVEPSEPQEVAIGGEGGRVTITGAQVRMARVAIGWSAADLAEASGVGEATIRRFETSRGEIFPHTLERVQRALEKKRDLLGLGREQGRRA; encoded by the coding sequence ATGCTCCAGGGCGTTGAGCCCAGTGAGCCGCAAGAGGTCGCGATAGGCGGAGAAGGTGGCCGCGTGACGATCACCGGAGCACAAGTTCGAATGGCGCGCGTAGCCATTGGCTGGAGTGCGGCCGACCTCGCAGAGGCTTCAGGCGTAGGCGAAGCAACTATTCGCCGGTTTGAAACGAGCCGTGGCGAGATTTTTCCGCACACACTCGAACGCGTGCAACGCGCGCTCGAAAAAAAGCGTGATCTTCTTGGCCTCGGGCGAGAACAAGGACGGCGGGCCTAG